From Gemmatimonadota bacterium:
CAGATGCGGCGCTCGTGGCGTCTGCGATCCTTGGCTTTGAAGTCGTGGAACTGGCTCATACCGAAGAGACGTCTTACGGGGTTGCTAACCCCACATACTACCGATCAAACGGGAGTCGTGTTTCCCAATGTGCTGGCACAAGTGTATATTAACTATCTCGTATGTATAATAAGGCCGCCGGGCGACCCCGCCGATCAACGCTTTTCGGGAGACGCAACGCGTGGCAGGCATGAACCCAAGCGACTTCGAGCAGCAGGTCCTACTGGCGGTGTGGCGGCTGGGCGACGGTGCGTACGGTGCTTCGGTATGTGACGAACTGGAGGTGCGCACCGCTCGGTCGGTAGCACAGGGCGCCATCTACGTGACGCTGGTCCGGTTGGAAAAGAAGGGCTTTCTTCGCTCGCGCCTGGCCGACCCCGCGCCGGTGCGCGGAGGAAAGTCGAAGCGGTACTTCGAGATCACGCCTGAGGGAATGACCGGCGTGAAGGCGGCTCGAGACGAGATGGATCGCCTCTGGGAAGGCCTACCGACGACGGCGGAGCATTGAGGTTCGACCGCCCGAGCGCCCACCGCCCCCCTTTGGCCGCGCGTGCACTCCTCCGCGTAATGCTGCCCGGTTCCGTCCACGACTCGTTCGCCGGAGACCTCGAAGAGCGATTCCACCGCTTGGCTCCCGCACGGCGTGTGAGCAGGGTTGATCCGGTGCAGGCGTTGCGGACCGAATAGGGCTCGGTCAGCTTCCGTGCACGCATGGACCAAGCGACGACCGAGATTACGACCGCCAGCACTTCCCGTGCGCGGGCTTTCTACGAGCTGACCAAGCCCGGCATCGCCGGGTACGTGATGATCACAGCTGGCGCAAGCGCCTTCGTGGGCTCCGGAGGGTCCCTCGCGTTGCTTCCCGCGATTCACACAATACTCGGTACCGGTATCGCCACCGCGGGTGCACTCTCGCTGAACCAGTACGTCGAGCGCGAATACGACGCGATCATGGTGCGCACTCGCGGACGGCCGCTTCCCTCGAAGCGTCTCGAGCCGACCGAGGCTTTCCTCTTCGGTACAGCGCTACTCTTCGGTGGCTTGATCTACTTGGCGATCGCCGTTGGTGCCCTTCCGGCGGCGATCGCGGCCGCAAGCGCGTTGGTCTATCACGCCGTCTATACGCCGCTCAAGACACGATCGTTCGCGGCCACGCTCGCGGGAGCGGTTCCTGGCGCCTTGCCCATGCTGATCGGCTGGACCGCCGCAACCGGTGCGATCGATCGCGGCGGCCTGGCGCTGTTCGCCATCGGATACCTTTGGCAGCTGCCCCACGTGCTCGGCCTGGCTTGGATGCTCAGGAAAGACTACGCGCGCGTCGGTTTCAAGCTGATCCCGGGCGGAGGGGCCAAGGTCATCGGATTCCACATGGTGCTGGCGACAGGACTGCTGCTGCCCGTGAGCTGGATTCCGACCTACCTCGGCTATACCGGCATGATCTACGCGGTGGCAGCGACCGCGCTCGGCGCCGCATTCATGTTCACCGCAATCAGCGCTGCCAGGGACCTGACCGATGCCCGTGCCCGAAAAGTCTTCTTCGCCTCCCTGCTGTATCACCCGCTGCTGTTGGCCTTCATGCTCGTCGACACCGTTCGCGTTTAGGAG
This genomic window contains:
- a CDS encoding PadR family transcriptional regulator produces the protein MNPSDFEQQVLLAVWRLGDGAYGASVCDELEVRTARSVAQGAIYVTLVRLEKKGFLRSRLADPAPVRGGKSKRYFEITPEGMTGVKAARDEMDRLWEGLPTTAEH
- the cyoE gene encoding protoheme IX farnesyltransferase — protein: MDQATTEITTASTSRARAFYELTKPGIAGYVMITAGASAFVGSGGSLALLPAIHTILGTGIATAGALSLNQYVEREYDAIMVRTRGRPLPSKRLEPTEAFLFGTALLFGGLIYLAIAVGALPAAIAAASALVYHAVYTPLKTRSFAATLAGAVPGALPMLIGWTAATGAIDRGGLALFAIGYLWQLPHVLGLAWMLRKDYARVGFKLIPGGGAKVIGFHMVLATGLLLPVSWIPTYLGYTGMIYAVAATALGAAFMFTAISAARDLTDARARKVFFASLLYHPLLLAFMLVDTVRV